The DNA sequence AAAATTAAAGGATAAATTGTATATCAAGATGATATACCTGCTTACAATACTATCATTAATGTTAGTATTGTTCTCTCCTTCGTCATCCTTTTCTGAAACACCGTCACAAAATATTACAAATATGTCGGAGGTTGAGGTTGTGGATTTTCTGACAAATCTGACATCATCTTACACCGAAGGTGATGCAGAAAAGTACGCCTCTTTTTACTCAGACAGAGTTATAGAAAACGGCTTCGGTAAGCTTGAAGGCATCAAATCAGGTTATTTAAAAGATATAAATAACAATTCAGCATTTGTATTTGAGATAGAAATATCAGAGATTAAAACAATAGGAAATTACGCAATAATTAACGGGACATACCATAAGATATTGGTAAGCAAATCAGATGAAAAAACTATTGATTCATCCGGAAATATAAGGATAAAAATCAAAAAAGAAAAAGACTTAAAGATTGAAAAAATAGATTATGACAACTACATAACAAATGATTATGTTATCGGGCCTGAAGATGTAGTAGAAATATCCGTCTGGAAGGACAAGGACCTTTCAACAATAACCATTGTAAGGCCGGACGGGATAATTTCACTCCCTCTTATTGGAGATCAAACAGCAAGCGGTCTGACGGCAAAGGAACTTGGTGAGCTGATAGCAAATAAATTAGAAGAATATAAACAATCTCCAATTGTTTCCGTAATAGTTAGAGAGATAAACAGTAAGGCTGTATACATAACAGGTGAAATCCTTCGTCCCGGTAAATACCCTCTGAAGAGTGACACGACGATTGTCCAGGCCCTCACTCTGGGAGGTGGTTTTACTCAGTGGGCAAAAAAAGATAAGATCGTCATAATAAGAAAGAACCCTTTAAATTCAGAAGGAGACAGAATATCCGTCAGATATTCAGATATAATCTCAGGAAAAGATT is a window from the Nitrospirota bacterium genome containing:
- a CDS encoding polysaccharide biosynthesis/export family protein, with translation MTKLKDKLYIKMIYLLTILSLMLVLFSPSSSFSETPSQNITNMSEVEVVDFLTNLTSSYTEGDAEKYASFYSDRVIENGFGKLEGIKSGYLKDINNNSAFVFEIEISEIKTIGNYAIINGTYHKILVSKSDEKTIDSSGNIRIKIKKEKDLKIEKIDYDNYITNDYVIGPEDVVEISVWKDKDLSTITIVRPDGIISLPLIGDQTASGLTAKELGELIANKLEEYKQSPIVSVIVREINSKAVYITGEILRPGKYPLKSDTTIVQALTLGGGFTQWAKKDKIVIIRKNPLNSEGDRISVRYSDIISGKDLKANILLKNGDTIIVP